In Bernardetia sp., the genomic stretch AGTGTTTCCGTTAAAATCTATATCTGCTTGATTGACGTCTAAATCTCCTCCTATTGTACCTGCTCCATTAGCTGTTAAGGTAGAACCACTATTACTTGCTACATCTCCTGTAACAGAAAAAGTAGATTCAAATGTTAGGTCACCATTGTTACTCAAGTTTCCTTGTATTGTCGTTGAAGACTGAAAATCTAGTGTACCATTATTTTCTACATTTCCAGCTACAGTAGCATCTCCAGCAATAGTGAGTGTTGCTGTTCCATTAACTTGTAAATTTCCTGTGAGGTTAGCATCTCCTCCTACTTGCATAGGGCTATTTGTTCTGACATCTCTAGCATTCAAATCTCCTCCGATAACTACACTACCCGAATTAGAGCTAAAATCTCTTGCTGTTACACTACCTGCGACATTGAATGTGCCGTTATTAGTAATATCTCCAGTAACAGTAATATCTGTCGTGCTTGTAAAAGTGGCATTGCTATTAACTTGTAGGCTACCTACATCAAATGTTCCAAAGTTATTAAAAGTAAGGCGATTGGTCATGTTTAGACTTGTATTCCAAGTGCCATGGTTTTGTACACTAGCATTATTCCCCCAAAGGTTTAGACTACCTGTATAAACAGTAGAAGAAGAAATACAAAGATTAGCGTTAGCTCTTAGGTTTACTTGACCTGTAAAAGTTCCTGCAAAGGTAATGCAAAGTGTTTGTCCTGAATTGACTGTAATATTTCCAGTAGCAGTATTATGAGTAATAGTACAACCACTACATTGAGCATTTATACTAGAACAATAGAAGATGAGAGGAAGGAGTAAACCAAGAAAGTATAAGTTTTTCATATAGGGTGGTAATTTAAAATAGCTTTCATTTGTATGATTAAATATACAAAAAAACTGAAAGCCATTCCAGAGCTAACTATTTCTATATAAAAGAAATAGCGTAACTTTTTAAGAGTTTTGACAAAAAAAAGAGACTATAGTTGCATTTTAGGTATAATTATAGCAGATTGTTATTCAAACAATACTAACAAGGGGAAATTAAGAGCAAAATAGTTTTTGCTTTACTGATAATTCTGATAATAATTTTAAAATATTTTTTTAGCTCAATCTAATTTATTATGAATACTAGAATTTCAATTTTCTCAATTTTCTTTCTCCTTATTTTTAGTTGTATGTCTTTTAGCTCTCCCACTTCTTTATCTTTTGAAGAAATCAATAGAGCAAATGCCACTGTTATTTCATCCGTTACTTTCAAAATTAAAAATGCAGGAATTACTGTCGATGGAAGTTTCAAAGGCTTTCAAGGAACAGTAAATTTCAACCCAGATGACCTTGCAAGCAGTAAATTTGATGTGAGTGTGGCTGCAAAAACGGTTGATACAGATAATAATAAAAGGGATGAACATTTGAGGCAAGACGAATATTTTGGTGTAGAAAAGCATCCAAAAATTTCTATGAAATCTACAAGTATCTCAAAAGTAAGTGATGGCAAGTACAACGCTACTTTTGAGCTTACCATTAAAGGAAAGACAAAATCTGTTTCTTTTCC encodes the following:
- a CDS encoding YceI family protein, which produces MSFSSPTSLSFEEINRANATVISSVTFKIKNAGITVDGSFKGFQGTVNFNPDDLASSKFDVSVAAKTVDTDNNKRDEHLRQDEYFGVEKHPKISMKSTSISKVSDGKYNATFELTIKGKTKSVSFPFSYSQTSRGYKLNGSFEIDRRDFGVGGSSWILSDDVKVFLNVEVKN